Proteins from one Syntrophaceae bacterium genomic window:
- a CDS encoding PhoH family protein produces the protein MSFILPLSSGIFHFDCRRKAASGGIRIPETVPCLRTFPAGEDYTRDRGVPAKRLQWEKDHDSVSSRFWVYSIPLSLHAINGLKPRSDSTSEERIVFPDNNTLRTLLGEHDRHVKLLEKLRAVRVGVRGNVLSISGEAEAVELVRNLLTQLYSLTEKGYPLYSSDIDYAHRILSEDSQTNLEKIFLDTVFIPSKKRPISPKSIAQKGYIDAIRKHDMVFGIGPAGTGKTYLAMAMAVSCLMEKKVHRIVLARPAVEAGEKLGFLPGDLSEKVNPYLRPLYDALHDMMDFDRASAMISKGIIEVAPLAFMRGRTLNDSFVILDEAQNTTSEQMKMFLTRLGFGSKAVITGDITQIDLPEEKVSGLVEAERILGQISGIRFVYFSELDVVRHPLVQDVIRAYNHLGRSRRRADENGK, from the coding sequence ATGTCTTTCATTCTGCCGCTCTCCTCCGGTATATTCCACTTTGATTGCAGAAGGAAGGCAGCTTCCGGAGGCATCCGGATTCCTGAAACCGTCCCCTGCCTTCGTACTTTTCCTGCGGGTGAAGACTATACACGAGATCGGGGTGTCCCAGCAAAACGTTTGCAATGGGAAAAGGATCATGATAGCGTCTCCTCTCGTTTTTGGGTGTATTCAATTCCCTTGTCCCTTCATGCGATTAACGGTTTGAAGCCTAGATCCGACTCCACATCCGAGGAAAGAATCGTTTTCCCGGACAACAACACTCTTCGGACGCTGCTGGGTGAACATGACCGGCACGTCAAACTTCTCGAAAAACTCCGGGCGGTCAGGGTGGGGGTTCGCGGTAATGTCCTGTCCATCTCAGGAGAAGCGGAGGCGGTGGAACTGGTCAGGAATCTTCTAACCCAGTTGTATTCCCTGACGGAAAAGGGATATCCGCTCTATTCCTCCGACATCGATTACGCACACCGGATTTTATCGGAAGATTCGCAGACGAACCTGGAGAAGATCTTCCTCGATACGGTCTTCATCCCCTCGAAAAAGCGTCCCATCTCCCCCAAGAGCATTGCCCAGAAGGGGTACATCGATGCCATCCGCAAACATGACATGGTCTTCGGAATCGGGCCGGCCGGAACAGGCAAGACGTATCTCGCCATGGCCATGGCGGTATCCTGTCTCATGGAAAAGAAAGTCCACCGGATCGTTCTGGCGCGACCGGCCGTCGAGGCGGGTGAAAAACTCGGGTTCCTTCCCGGAGACCTTTCCGAGAAGGTCAATCCGTATCTGCGCCCCCTGTATGACGCCCTGCACGACATGATGGATTTCGACCGGGCCTCGGCCATGATCTCCAAGGGCATCATCGAGGTGGCGCCTCTCGCTTTCATGCGCGGCCGCACTCTGAACGACTCCTTCGTGATTCTGGATGAAGCCCAGAACACAACGTCGGAACAGATGAAAATGTTCCTGACCCGTCTTGGCTTCGGATCGAAGGCGGTCATCACGGGCGACATCACCCAGATCGACCTGCCGGAGGAAAAAGTATCCGGTCTCGTGGAGGCCGAGCGGATCCTCGGGCAGATTTCCGGGATTCGATTCGTTTATTTCAGCGAACTGGATGTGGTCCGCCATCCTCTTGTTCAGGACGTGATCCGCGCATACAACCATCTGGGACGCAGCCGCAGGCGGGCAGACGAAAACGGAAAATGA
- a CDS encoding 4Fe-4S binding protein, producing MNEPVIITNPALCHDCYRCVRNCDVKAIRVRDGQAQVVPELCILCGTCIRVCPQKAKGVRASRPDVLKAHREGRKIIASVAPSIPAFFPLRSFAQVEHALKAIGFHAAEETAVGAHIVAQAHRDYMEQSRDRWPVITSSCPVIVNLVEQYYPDLIGHLVPIVSPMIAHGRILARKYGPEAYIVFIGPCIAKKMEIHDEAVSGVVHAAITFQGLQEWMAGADVAWPEPADVPEKSVEEKARLFPVEGGLIGTARMSTDILDKHLVIASGLRACRDVLNDIRSGQLHASMVELMACKGGCVNGPVMADMEGGIYAAREKVIRFHGRCQPELPVPQDEWPDLARGYRDRKEHGPEFSEEDIQKVLHRINKYGPDDELNCGACGYSSCREKALATLRGMAEVTMCIPYMRRRSESLRQVVMDATPNAIIIVDNDLLVQDMSPSAETLFRKTLSDVKGKHLSNLITVMDDFIHVRDTGQPVIGRARRLKEDLVGEQSIVRVEGQLLMVAIIRDVTEREKEREQFRSIREETLERTREVLGKQMRVAHEIAHLLGETTAESKTIVTHLARLLEGDDQE from the coding sequence ATGAACGAACCGGTCATCATCACGAATCCCGCCCTGTGTCACGACTGCTACCGCTGCGTGCGGAACTGCGACGTCAAGGCAATCCGCGTCCGGGACGGACAGGCCCAGGTCGTCCCCGAGCTCTGCATCCTCTGCGGCACCTGCATCCGCGTCTGCCCCCAGAAGGCCAAAGGCGTGCGGGCCTCCAGGCCGGACGTCTTGAAGGCGCACCGGGAAGGCCGGAAAATCATCGCCTCGGTGGCTCCTTCTATTCCCGCGTTCTTTCCGCTCCGAAGCTTCGCACAGGTTGAACATGCATTGAAAGCAATCGGGTTTCACGCCGCCGAGGAAACGGCCGTCGGCGCCCACATCGTGGCCCAGGCCCACCGGGACTACATGGAACAATCGAGAGACCGCTGGCCCGTGATCACCTCTTCCTGTCCTGTCATCGTCAATCTGGTCGAGCAGTATTATCCGGATCTCATCGGCCACCTGGTGCCCATCGTATCGCCCATGATCGCCCACGGCCGGATTCTGGCCCGGAAATACGGCCCCGAGGCGTACATCGTCTTCATCGGCCCCTGCATCGCCAAGAAAATGGAAATCCATGACGAGGCCGTAAGCGGCGTTGTCCATGCGGCCATAACCTTCCAGGGCCTGCAGGAATGGATGGCCGGGGCGGACGTTGCATGGCCCGAGCCGGCGGACGTGCCCGAAAAATCCGTTGAGGAAAAAGCGAGGCTGTTCCCCGTCGAGGGGGGACTGATCGGGACGGCCAGGATGAGTACGGACATCCTGGACAAGCATCTGGTCATCGCCTCTGGTCTTCGCGCCTGCCGGGACGTTCTGAACGATATCCGCTCGGGGCAGCTTCACGCCTCCATGGTGGAGCTCATGGCCTGCAAGGGGGGATGCGTCAACGGACCGGTCATGGCCGACATGGAAGGCGGTATCTACGCGGCCCGGGAGAAGGTGATCCGTTTTCACGGCCGTTGCCAGCCGGAATTGCCCGTTCCCCAAGACGAATGGCCCGATCTGGCCAGGGGATACCGGGACCGAAAGGAGCACGGCCCGGAATTCAGCGAGGAAGACATTCAGAAGGTCCTGCACCGCATCAACAAGTACGGCCCCGACGACGAGCTGAACTGCGGCGCCTGCGGCTATTCATCCTGTCGGGAAAAGGCGCTGGCGACCCTGCGGGGCATGGCGGAAGTGACGATGTGCATCCCCTACATGCGGCGCCGCTCCGAATCACTGCGCCAGGTGGTCATGGATGCCACGCCGAACGCGATCATCATCGTCGACAACGACCTTCTGGTTCAGGACATGTCCCCCTCGGCGGAAACACTGTTTCGGAAAACCCTGTCCGATGTGAAGGGGAAGCACCTTTCGAACCTCATCACGGTCATGGACGATTTCATTCATGTCCGCGACACGGGGCAGCCCGTCATCGGCAGGGCGAGACGGCTGAAGGAAGACTTGGTGGGTGAACAGTCCATTGTCCGTGTCGAGGGACAGCTTCTCATGGTCGCCATTATCCGCGATGTCACGGAGCGAGAGAAGGAACGGGAGCAGTTCCGCTCCATCCGCGAGGAAACCCTGGAGCGGACACGGGAGGTCCTGGGCAAGCAGATGCGGGTTGCCCATGAGATCGCCCACCTCCTCGGAGAGACCACGGCGGAAAGCAAGACCATCGTGACCCATCTGGCCCGGTTACTGGAAGGGGATGATCAGGAGTGA
- a CDS encoding SpoIIE family protein phosphatase yields MRQVVEFAWRSLNKAGEELCGDSVIIRTRPDSFVAVLSDGLGSGVKASILSTLTAEIAARLFESGISVEEVMQTLVETLPECNVRKLAYATFSVLTVIEGRRAHLVEFDSPPLIMIRDNALFDIQTEKREVSGRLIREARFDVRENDYLVLISDGYEHAGLGGIYRMGWRWPNIALAVQRFVQTGVDTHRLMLALSRTCMKLYDDKPGDDSTVIAMKIRPAVSIAILTGPPADRDLDAHAVSRLMDAEGCKIICGGSTAQMAARVLDRKLEVEWVPPWKRTEEKPARKKGSPPTALLQGVDLVTEGILTLGQAVELMRNAGTSDDLPRDDDAATRLARHLLGADDIHLIVGTAINPNQVADLIRGEPMRMVYIRELVQDLTQRNKQVRVERI; encoded by the coding sequence GTGAGGCAGGTCGTTGAATTTGCCTGGCGCAGTTTGAACAAGGCCGGGGAAGAACTCTGCGGCGATTCGGTCATCATCCGGACCCGCCCCGATTCGTTCGTCGCCGTCCTGTCGGACGGCCTGGGCAGCGGCGTCAAGGCGAGCATCCTTTCCACCTTGACGGCAGAGATCGCCGCCCGCCTCTTCGAATCGGGGATCTCCGTGGAAGAGGTCATGCAGACACTCGTGGAGACCCTTCCGGAATGCAATGTGAGAAAACTGGCCTATGCCACGTTCTCCGTACTCACCGTGATCGAGGGCCGTCGCGCCCATCTCGTGGAATTCGATTCTCCGCCCCTGATCATGATCCGGGACAATGCCCTCTTCGACATCCAGACGGAAAAACGGGAGGTAAGCGGCCGGTTGATCCGGGAAGCCCGTTTCGATGTCCGGGAAAACGATTACCTGGTCCTGATCAGCGACGGCTATGAGCACGCGGGCCTCGGAGGCATTTACCGCATGGGGTGGAGATGGCCGAACATCGCCTTGGCCGTGCAGCGCTTCGTCCAGACGGGCGTGGACACGCACAGGCTCATGCTCGCCCTTTCGCGGACCTGCATGAAGCTTTACGACGACAAGCCCGGTGACGATTCGACGGTCATCGCCATGAAAATCCGGCCGGCCGTGTCCATCGCCATTCTCACGGGGCCCCCCGCCGACAGGGATCTGGACGCTCATGCCGTTTCCAGGCTGATGGACGCCGAAGGCTGCAAGATCATCTGCGGAGGGAGCACCGCCCAGATGGCCGCCCGTGTTCTGGACAGGAAACTGGAGGTGGAGTGGGTTCCGCCCTGGAAACGGACGGAGGAAAAGCCCGCCCGGAAAAAAGGCTCCCCTCCCACGGCCCTCCTGCAGGGGGTCGATCTCGTCACCGAAGGGATCCTGACGCTGGGCCAGGCCGTCGAACTCATGCGCAACGCCGGAACAAGCGACGATCTTCCCCGCGACGACGACGCCGCCACCCGCCTTGCCCGCCATCTTCTGGGGGCCGACGACATCCATCTGATCGTCGGCACGGCCATCAACCCCAACCAGGTTGCCGACCTGATCCGCGGCGAGCCCATGCGCATGGTTTACATTCGTGAACTCGTTCAGGATCTTACACAGCGAAACAAGCAGGTCCGGGTCGAGCGGATATGA
- a CDS encoding FAD-dependent oxidoreductase: MISIRIDGQDYLVEKGQTIIDAARAHGIDIPFLGYDPRVSPPSNVEAAFVELHAGGGIRFVSATATEASEGMVIRTESDALASYRKIYLQAILRHHYGDCTAPCVRRCPAHIDIQKYIYHVDAGNFREALEVIKDSNPMPAVCGRVCPHPCESDCRRNAVDGAVNINGIKRFVADRDRCQLTPYRPECASDTGFRVAVIGAGPAGLTAAWFLRRAGHRVTIFEMQEAAGGMLRWGIPFYRLPEEELDAEIQSILELGIDIHYGKKLGRDFTLDSLKKDGFDAVFAGLGAQKASPIGVEGENLPGVVSGLDFLAALARGGKPETGERVIVLGGGNTAMDAARSAVRLGVRDVVVAYRRTRREMPAQEDEIEEALEEGVDIRYLTAPLAIEKEGPLLRLTCTKMELGEPDKSGRRRPVPVPGSEFTLMATMIISAIGQTVDGLCLGHEKLLDRWGNVQADPATMQTAIPWVFSGGDCVTGPDIAIAAIGAGRKAAASIDRYLREGTVLSPDEPYSCTKGDWKDIPKDAFKDVRPARRNGIIVLPPEERKSTFAESTRTWDADTAMEEASRCLLCGCSERYGCDLRSYASRYGVQHDESRPGTLLPVDDNHPIIRRDAGKCILCGLCLKVCREMEGVSALSFYETNNVLTIGPNDHRPLDLTTCVACGHCTTICPTGALTLRPVLPSVYRALHTPEWTVVAQIAPAVRAAFGQHYGILPENVMPVLSAGLKELGFDFVFDTCWAADLTIMEEGTEFLSRLAEGGVMPQITSCCPAWVNYCEKMAPDILPNLSSCKSPQQMFGAVMKRYFAKQLRVRPELLCFISIMPCNAKKYEASRPEFRSGDVPDVDIVMTTTDVIAMFEERHIDPLSIKPVPVDAFFGKASGAGIIFGASGGVAEAALRLASEKISGRRMESFNYEGVRGMQGVKETRVRLGETDVRLAVVSGLQNAQRLIDRIRAGDAPYDLIEVMACPGGCINGSGNPAPQLKSDTEYRLEVLYRLDQEASIRTSQDNPSVQDVYRNWLGRPDSDASHHALHTTYRRRSMRPQEPAAAVPRTEYPVVDVGVCIGTNCYVKGSWKLLEGLSAELKRRGLTERCRVKARFCTGQCQDGPNIAVNGRIIGIANPDDAVGIVDRHLIPALDGPFKEKE, encoded by the coding sequence ATGATCAGCATTCGCATCGACGGGCAAGACTATCTGGTGGAAAAAGGACAGACCATCATCGATGCCGCGCGGGCCCACGGCATCGACATCCCCTTTCTCGGATACGACCCCCGGGTCAGCCCGCCAAGCAACGTGGAAGCGGCCTTTGTGGAGCTTCATGCAGGAGGCGGCATCAGATTCGTCTCGGCGACGGCCACCGAGGCGTCGGAAGGCATGGTCATCCGTACAGAATCGGATGCCCTGGCAAGTTACCGGAAAATCTACCTTCAGGCCATACTCCGCCATCACTACGGCGACTGCACCGCACCGTGCGTCCGGCGCTGTCCCGCCCACATCGACATCCAGAAGTATATCTACCACGTGGATGCCGGCAATTTCCGGGAGGCCCTGGAAGTCATAAAAGACAGCAATCCGATGCCCGCCGTCTGCGGCCGCGTATGCCCCCATCCCTGCGAATCCGACTGCCGGAGAAACGCCGTCGACGGCGCCGTCAACATCAACGGCATCAAGCGATTCGTCGCCGACAGGGACCGCTGCCAACTCACCCCCTACCGGCCGGAGTGTGCGTCCGATACGGGCTTTCGAGTCGCCGTCATCGGTGCCGGTCCCGCGGGTTTGACAGCGGCCTGGTTTCTCCGGAGGGCCGGGCATCGGGTAACGATCTTCGAGATGCAGGAAGCGGCTGGAGGAATGCTGCGCTGGGGAATCCCCTTCTACCGTCTTCCCGAGGAAGAACTCGATGCGGAGATCCAGTCCATTCTCGAACTCGGTATCGACATTCATTACGGGAAGAAGCTTGGCCGCGATTTTACGCTGGATTCCCTGAAAAAGGACGGGTTTGACGCCGTGTTCGCCGGCCTGGGCGCACAGAAGGCATCCCCGATCGGAGTGGAGGGAGAAAACCTCCCCGGCGTCGTCTCGGGACTTGATTTTCTCGCGGCACTGGCGCGGGGGGGGAAACCGGAAACGGGGGAGCGGGTGATCGTTCTGGGCGGTGGAAACACCGCCATGGACGCGGCCCGCAGTGCCGTCCGGCTCGGAGTCAGGGATGTCGTCGTAGCCTACCGGAGAACCCGTCGCGAAATGCCGGCCCAGGAGGATGAGATCGAAGAGGCCCTGGAGGAAGGAGTCGACATCCGATACCTGACAGCCCCGCTGGCCATCGAGAAGGAAGGCCCCTTGCTTCGGCTCACGTGTACAAAAATGGAACTGGGGGAACCGGACAAGAGCGGAAGAAGACGGCCTGTTCCCGTTCCGGGGTCCGAGTTCACCCTCATGGCGACGATGATCATCTCCGCCATCGGGCAGACCGTGGACGGCCTCTGCCTGGGACACGAAAAGCTTCTCGACCGGTGGGGAAATGTCCAGGCCGATCCCGCGACCATGCAGACGGCGATTCCCTGGGTCTTCTCAGGCGGCGACTGCGTAACGGGTCCCGACATCGCCATTGCCGCCATCGGGGCCGGCAGGAAAGCGGCCGCATCCATCGACCGTTATCTCCGGGAGGGAACGGTCCTGTCTCCCGACGAACCATACTCCTGCACGAAGGGTGACTGGAAGGACATCCCGAAGGATGCCTTCAAGGACGTCCGGCCCGCCCGGAGAAACGGGATCATCGTTCTGCCGCCCGAAGAAAGGAAATCAACCTTTGCGGAATCGACCCGGACCTGGGACGCCGATACGGCCATGGAGGAAGCCTCCCGGTGCCTCCTGTGCGGTTGCTCGGAGCGCTACGGATGCGATCTCCGAAGTTACGCAAGCCGCTACGGCGTCCAGCACGATGAATCACGGCCGGGAACACTCCTGCCGGTGGACGACAACCACCCGATCATCCGGCGTGACGCCGGAAAGTGCATCCTCTGCGGACTCTGCCTGAAGGTATGCCGTGAGATGGAGGGAGTCTCCGCGCTGAGCTTTTACGAGACGAACAACGTTCTCACCATCGGACCGAACGACCACCGCCCCCTGGATCTGACGACCTGTGTCGCCTGCGGTCACTGTACAACCATCTGCCCAACGGGAGCGCTGACCCTGAGGCCGGTCCTGCCTTCCGTGTACCGGGCCCTCCACACGCCGGAATGGACGGTCGTCGCCCAGATCGCTCCGGCGGTGCGCGCCGCCTTCGGCCAGCACTACGGCATTCTGCCGGAAAACGTCATGCCCGTGTTGAGCGCGGGGCTGAAGGAACTGGGATTCGATTTTGTCTTCGACACCTGCTGGGCCGCTGACCTGACCATCATGGAGGAGGGCACGGAATTCCTGTCGCGCCTGGCGGAGGGCGGCGTGATGCCCCAGATCACGTCCTGCTGCCCTGCCTGGGTGAATTACTGCGAAAAAATGGCACCGGACATCCTGCCCAACCTTTCCTCCTGCAAATCTCCCCAGCAGATGTTCGGCGCGGTCATGAAGCGCTATTTTGCAAAGCAGTTGCGGGTGAGGCCGGAACTTCTCTGCTTCATCTCCATCATGCCCTGCAATGCCAAAAAATACGAAGCCAGCCGTCCGGAGTTCCGATCGGGAGACGTTCCCGACGTGGATATCGTCATGACGACAACCGACGTCATCGCCATGTTCGAGGAGAGGCACATCGATCCCCTGTCGATCAAACCCGTTCCCGTGGACGCGTTCTTCGGGAAGGCCAGCGGCGCCGGCATCATTTTCGGGGCCAGCGGCGGCGTGGCGGAAGCGGCCCTGCGGCTGGCATCGGAGAAGATCAGCGGCCGGAGAATGGAGAGCTTCAATTACGAAGGCGTGCGGGGGATGCAGGGGGTCAAGGAGACCAGGGTCCGGCTGGGCGAGACCGACGTCCGGCTGGCTGTCGTCAGCGGGCTGCAGAACGCCCAGCGGTTGATCGACCGGATTCGGGCCGGCGACGCCCCCTACGACCTCATCGAGGTCATGGCCTGCCCGGGCGGATGCATCAACGGCTCGGGCAATCCGGCTCCACAGCTGAAAAGCGACACGGAATACCGCCTGGAGGTTCTGTACCGTCTTGATCAGGAGGCGTCCATCCGGACCAGCCAGGACAATCCCTCGGTCCAGGACGTCTATCGAAACTGGCTGGGGCGGCCGGACAGCGACGCCTCCCATCATGCCCTTCACACGACCTACCGCCGCCGCTCCATGCGCCCGCAGGAACCGGCCGCTGCCGTTCCCCGTACCGAATATCCGGTGGTTGATGTGGGGGTCTGCATCGGAACGAACTGCTACGTCAAGGGATCCTGGAAATTGCTGGAGGGCCTGTCGGCCGAGTTGAAAAGGCGGGGTCTCACGGAACGGTGCCGAGTGAAGGCCCGTTTCTGTACGGGACAGTGCCAGGACGGCCCGAACATCGCCGTCAACGGCCGGATCATCGGCATCGCGAATCCGGACGACGCGGTGGGCATCGTCGATCGGCACCTGATTCCCGCTCTGGACGGCCCCTTCAAGGAAAAAGAATAG
- a CDS encoding (2Fe-2S) ferredoxin domain-containing protein, with the protein MLVVTICVGSSCSLRGSDELASGIQRLIVKEQLEGLVDIVGAFCMDACSKGVSVTVGSREFNGIRPEDADAFFYREIFPLLGNNELVRARS; encoded by the coding sequence ATGCTTGTGGTCACCATCTGTGTCGGCAGTTCGTGCAGCCTCCGGGGATCGGATGAACTGGCGTCCGGAATCCAGCGGCTCATCGTCAAGGAGCAACTCGAGGGACTGGTCGACATCGTCGGCGCCTTCTGCATGGATGCCTGTTCAAAAGGCGTTTCGGTGACAGTGGGCAGCCGCGAGTTCAACGGCATTCGCCCGGAAGACGCCGACGCCTTTTTTTATCGCGAGATCTTTCCCCTGCTCGGCAACAACGAACTCGTGAGGGCTCGCTCATGA
- a CDS encoding M20 family metallo-hydrolase translates to MRQDTFQRISARIDRYEADMIRLQAELTAIPALAPENGGDGEYRKSRRLKELLEEYGFPEVREINAPDERVSDGVRPNLVTLIPGRTDRRVWILSHMDIVPPGELSFWDGDPYTVRVRDGKVFGRGTEDNQQDLVASVFAAKAFLDEGVVPEAAMGLAFVADEETASHKGLDYILQSPDNPFRRDDLLVVPDSGNEDGSLIEIAEKSILWLRLETIGKQCHASRPDMGLNAFRAASHLVVRLNGLHDRFEAVDPLFNPPRSTFEPTRKDANVPNVNTIPGEDVFYLDCRILPQYDLSEVEAVIRSMADEIEKSFGVSISIAPVQRIQSPPATPASSPVVSALKNAIRDVYAVSATPQGVGAGTVAAFFRAAGYPVAVWSRCRYMAHQPNEYCLLSSMTGNAKVFAHLVLQEAGY, encoded by the coding sequence ATCCGGCAAGACACCTTCCAGCGCATATCCGCGCGCATCGATCGTTACGAAGCGGACATGATCCGCCTCCAGGCCGAGTTGACGGCCATTCCCGCCCTGGCCCCGGAAAACGGCGGGGACGGCGAATACAGAAAATCGCGCCGTCTGAAAGAGCTTCTCGAAGAGTATGGCTTCCCGGAGGTCCGGGAGATCAATGCCCCCGACGAGCGGGTATCGGACGGCGTCCGCCCGAACCTGGTGACCCTGATCCCTGGGCGGACCGACCGGAGGGTCTGGATCCTGTCGCATATGGACATCGTTCCGCCGGGAGAGCTCTCCTTCTGGGACGGAGATCCCTACACGGTCCGCGTCCGCGACGGCAAGGTCTTCGGAAGGGGGACGGAAGACAACCAGCAGGATCTGGTCGCCTCCGTCTTCGCCGCCAAGGCGTTCCTCGACGAAGGAGTCGTTCCGGAGGCCGCAATGGGGCTTGCTTTCGTAGCCGACGAGGAAACGGCCAGCCACAAGGGGCTGGATTATATCCTGCAAAGCCCTGATAATCCGTTCCGCCGGGACGACCTGCTGGTCGTCCCCGATTCGGGAAACGAAGACGGCTCCCTCATCGAGATCGCCGAGAAGAGCATCCTCTGGCTGCGCTTAGAGACCATTGGAAAGCAGTGCCATGCCAGCCGGCCCGATATGGGCCTCAACGCCTTCCGGGCGGCGTCCCACCTGGTGGTTCGCCTGAACGGGCTTCACGACCGTTTCGAAGCCGTCGATCCCCTTTTCAATCCTCCGCGAAGCACCTTCGAACCAACCCGGAAGGACGCCAACGTCCCCAACGTCAACACGATCCCCGGCGAAGACGTTTTCTACCTGGACTGCCGTATACTCCCACAATACGACCTTTCGGAGGTCGAAGCGGTCATCCGGTCCATGGCCGATGAAATCGAAAAAAGCTTCGGTGTCTCCATCTCCATCGCACCGGTGCAGCGGATCCAGTCCCCCCCGGCGACTCCCGCCTCGTCACCGGTCGTTTCCGCTCTGAAGAACGCCATCCGGGATGTGTACGCTGTTTCCGCCACGCCCCAGGGGGTGGGAGCGGGAACCGTTGCCGCCTTTTTCCGGGCCGCCGGGTACCCCGTGGCCGTCTGGAGCCGCTGCCGCTACATGGCCCATCAACCGAACGAATACTGCCTCCTGTCAAGCATGACGGGCAATGCCAAGGTCTTCGCCCATCTGGTCCTCCAGGAAGCGGGATACTGA